From the genome of Gracilibacillus salitolerans, one region includes:
- a CDS encoding winged helix-turn-helix transcriptional regulator, which translates to MYYEKTLTLSVIEGKWKLIILCHLGLQGTNRFGELRKLIPSVTQKMLTNKLRELEKNGLIHREVYPVIPPKVEYSLTDKGKSLLPILHMLEDWGRSYMKQHDQKLKSSH; encoded by the coding sequence ATTTATTATGAAAAAACGCTAACTTTGTCTGTGATAGAGGGAAAATGGAAGCTAATTATCTTGTGTCATTTAGGTTTACAAGGTACTAACCGTTTTGGAGAGCTTAGAAAATTAATTCCTAGCGTTACTCAAAAAATGTTAACGAACAAGTTGAGGGAACTGGAGAAAAATGGTTTAATCCACCGAGAAGTATATCCTGTTATACCTCCAAAGGTAGAATATTCCTTGACGGACAAAGGGAAAAGTCTACTCCCTATTTTACATATGTTAGAAGATTGGGGAAGGAGTTATATGAAACAACACGATCAGAAACTTAAGTCTTCCCACTAA
- a CDS encoding 2-isopropylmalate synthase, with the protein MTQIKIFDTTLRDGEQSPGVNLNQLEKLELAKQLERFGVDVMEAGFPASSKGDFEAVKKIAEIVKNVSVTGLARAVKSDIDACRDALKNAADPRLHVFIATSPIHMEYKLKKNPEEVIDTAVEMVEYGKQFFEHVEWSAEDASRTDLDFLAKIIEKVIDAGATVINLPDTVGYTMPREYGAMFKYIKENVPNIDKVDLSCHCHDDLGMALANSIAAVENGATQVEGTINGIGERAGNASLEEFAVALKIRNDYYPYHTNLVLNEIKRTSDMVSKFTGMTVPGNKAVVGRNAFAHESGIHQDGVLKNAQTYEIITPELVGVHSNNLVLGKHSGRHAFTDKIKQLGYDLPEDKLKEAFKAFKLLTDRKKEVTDDDLFAILTDIQTDTSNVKRYKLENFQVQYGSNDKPSATVSLTTPNNDKVEDTSTGSGSVEALYNTLDQIITEETHLTDFQLNSIGQGRDALAEVHVSLTVDGKTVSGRGSAQDVLEAAVQAYLNGVNRAIYQKKAI; encoded by the coding sequence ATGACTCAAATTAAGATTTTTGATACGACACTTCGTGATGGTGAACAATCACCTGGTGTCAATCTAAATCAGCTAGAAAAGTTAGAGCTTGCTAAACAATTAGAACGCTTTGGGGTAGATGTAATGGAAGCAGGTTTCCCTGCTTCCTCCAAAGGTGACTTTGAAGCAGTAAAAAAAATCGCTGAAATAGTGAAGAATGTTTCCGTAACCGGTTTAGCTCGTGCAGTTAAATCCGATATCGACGCATGTCGAGATGCTTTAAAGAACGCGGCAGACCCCAGGCTTCACGTTTTTATTGCCACCTCCCCTATTCATATGGAATATAAATTAAAGAAAAATCCAGAAGAAGTTATTGATACAGCTGTTGAAATGGTCGAATACGGTAAACAATTTTTTGAGCATGTTGAATGGTCTGCAGAGGATGCATCACGTACAGACTTAGATTTCCTGGCAAAGATTATTGAGAAAGTTATCGATGCTGGAGCTACCGTTATTAACTTACCTGATACAGTTGGATACACGATGCCACGAGAATATGGTGCAATGTTTAAATATATTAAAGAAAATGTACCGAATATTGATAAAGTCGATCTTTCTTGTCACTGTCATGATGACTTAGGAATGGCTTTGGCCAACTCCATTGCGGCAGTAGAAAATGGTGCCACTCAAGTCGAGGGTACAATAAACGGTATCGGCGAACGTGCAGGTAATGCATCTTTAGAAGAATTTGCCGTAGCATTAAAAATTCGCAATGATTATTATCCTTATCATACTAATTTAGTTTTAAATGAAATTAAACGTACTAGTGATATGGTGAGTAAATTCACCGGTATGACAGTACCTGGTAACAAGGCAGTTGTTGGTCGTAATGCTTTTGCACATGAATCCGGCATCCACCAAGATGGTGTATTAAAAAATGCGCAAACATATGAAATTATAACACCAGAATTAGTCGGTGTTCATTCTAATAACCTCGTGTTAGGTAAGCACTCTGGTCGTCATGCATTTACTGATAAAATTAAGCAGCTTGGCTATGACCTTCCAGAAGATAAGTTAAAAGAAGCATTTAAGGCATTTAAATTATTAACAGACCGTAAAAAAGAAGTCACAGACGATGATTTGTTTGCAATCCTTACCGATATCCAAACAGATACCTCGAATGTGAAACGTTATAAACTCGAAAATTTCCAAGTACAATATGGATCCAATGACAAACCTAGTGCAACAGTATCACTTACCACACCGAATAATGATAAAGTAGAAGATACGAGCACAGGTTCCGGAAGTGTTGAAGCACTTTATAACACATTGGATCAAATTATTACGGAAGAAACACATCTTACTGATTTCCAACTCAATTCGATCGGTCAAGGACGTGATGCACTCGCAGAAGTTCATGTTAGCTTAACCGTTGATGGAAAGACTGTAAGTGGACGTGGATCCGCACAAGATGTGTTGGAAGCGGCTGTGCAGGCATATCTAAACGGTGTAAACCGAGCTATTTATCAAAAGAAAGCAATCTAA
- the ilvB gene encoding biosynthetic-type acetolactate synthase large subunit, translating to MERTQKQVQSATEYNEPKTGADLLVEALINEGVDTLFGYPGGAALPIFDALYKAQDAFEQILARHEQGSIHAAEGYARVSGKPGIVVATSGPGATNLVTGIADAMIDSLPMVIITGQVAQGVIGTDAFQEVDVMGVTTPITKHNYQVRDVKDLPRIVKEAFHIATTGRPGPVLIDMPKDISGEVIEAEFKPNVELDLPGYQPTTKPNPLQTKKLAEAIGNAKKPVLLTGAGILFAKASEEVLEFAEKYSLPVASTLLGLGAFPGDHPLFMGMAGMHGTYASNTALYECDLLINIGARFDDRLTGKLTSFAPNATVAHIDIDPAEIGKNVATDIPIVGDAKAALKKLLSHDIKQPEHDEWLVRIHENKENYPLWFNNPDQEMIGQWVIKKVHEATKGNAIVTTDVGQHQMWTAQYYTFTKPDKWVSSGGLGTMGFGFPAAIGAQLAKPDETVVAIVGDGGFQMTLQELSILQEKGLPVKVIIVNNQALGMVRQWQEKFYAERYSQSIFSIQPDFVKLAESYDVKGIQVKTQDEFIKALPEIFDYEGPVVVDARVLQQENVFPMIAPGTGLNEMIGVKP from the coding sequence ATGGAAAGAACACAAAAGCAAGTACAATCAGCTACAGAATACAATGAACCAAAAACAGGTGCTGATCTACTTGTTGAAGCGTTAATTAACGAAGGTGTCGATACATTATTCGGTTACCCAGGCGGAGCAGCTTTACCTATTTTCGATGCTCTTTATAAAGCTCAGGATGCTTTCGAACAAATCCTAGCTCGACATGAACAAGGATCCATACATGCTGCAGAAGGTTATGCAAGAGTATCCGGGAAACCTGGTATTGTCGTTGCAACTTCAGGACCAGGTGCGACAAACTTAGTAACAGGTATTGCTGACGCGATGATTGATTCCTTGCCTATGGTTATCATTACTGGCCAAGTTGCACAAGGTGTGATTGGGACGGATGCATTTCAAGAAGTAGATGTTATGGGTGTTACTACACCAATTACAAAACATAATTATCAAGTTCGCGATGTTAAAGATTTGCCTCGAATCGTCAAAGAAGCATTTCATATCGCAACAACAGGACGTCCTGGTCCCGTATTAATTGATATGCCAAAAGACATTTCTGGTGAAGTGATAGAAGCAGAATTCAAACCAAATGTTGAATTGGATTTACCTGGGTATCAACCAACAACCAAACCTAACCCGTTGCAAACGAAAAAGCTTGCTGAAGCAATTGGAAATGCAAAAAAACCGGTTTTATTAACTGGTGCAGGTATCTTGTTTGCAAAAGCTTCCGAGGAAGTACTAGAGTTTGCTGAAAAGTATTCATTACCTGTAGCCTCTACCCTGCTAGGGTTGGGAGCATTCCCTGGTGACCATCCATTATTTATGGGCATGGCAGGTATGCATGGAACGTATGCATCCAATACCGCTTTGTATGAATGTGACTTATTAATCAATATTGGAGCAAGGTTTGACGACCGTTTAACTGGTAAATTAACATCCTTTGCACCGAATGCAACAGTAGCTCACATTGATATTGATCCTGCAGAAATCGGCAAAAATGTTGCTACTGATATACCGATTGTTGGAGATGCCAAGGCCGCATTAAAGAAGCTATTATCGCATGATATCAAACAACCAGAGCATGATGAATGGCTTGTTCGTATTCACGAAAATAAAGAAAATTATCCATTATGGTTCAACAATCCAGATCAGGAAATGATCGGGCAATGGGTTATTAAAAAAGTTCATGAAGCAACCAAAGGAAATGCTATTGTGACAACAGATGTTGGTCAGCATCAAATGTGGACAGCACAATATTATACCTTCACAAAACCTGACAAATGGGTTTCCTCAGGTGGCTTGGGAACAATGGGCTTCGGTTTCCCAGCAGCAATTGGTGCACAACTTGCGAAGCCTGATGAAACAGTTGTTGCAATCGTTGGTGATGGTGGTTTTCAAATGACGCTTCAGGAATTATCAATCCTGCAAGAAAAAGGCTTGCCAGTTAAAGTAATCATTGTAAACAATCAAGCATTGGGAATGGTTAGACAATGGCAGGAAAAATTCTATGCTGAGCGTTATTCACAATCAATCTTTAGTATTCAGCCGGATTTTGTTAAATTGGCAGAATCCTACGATGTTAAGGGAATACAAGTAAAAACCCAAGATGAGTTTATTAAAGCACTACCTGAAATCTTTGATTATGAAGGGCCAGTAGTAGTAGATGCTCGCGTTCTACAGCAAGAAAATGTATTCCCAATGATAGCACCTGGTACAGGATTAAATGAAATGATTGGGGTGAAACCATGA
- a CDS encoding TraR/DksA C4-type zinc finger protein yields the protein MLHPIDLQQCKQELLERKIIIKQHLKDHFGLEQSMNKESVSELSNYDNHPADTGSELFEREKDIALNEHEEKELADIKHALQAIENETYGKCEICHNDIPAERMMAMPTTTRCVNHAEQNIEKQRPIEEDILHSNIDEQELEGDDHTMFDGEDAWQSVEQYGSSDGPSDFYDTEKDYDDMYYNSEDQVGSVEELEGFLLAGMDGKYIGVNEAHEKYEDYLDENDIKSILYDE from the coding sequence TTGCTACATCCCATTGACTTACAACAATGCAAACAAGAATTATTAGAGCGAAAAATAATAATAAAACAGCATCTAAAAGATCATTTCGGCTTAGAACAATCCATGAATAAAGAGTCCGTTTCAGAATTATCCAATTATGATAACCATCCAGCTGATACAGGTTCAGAGTTATTTGAACGCGAAAAAGATATTGCCCTTAATGAACACGAGGAAAAAGAATTAGCTGATATCAAACACGCATTACAAGCAATCGAAAATGAAACCTATGGCAAATGTGAGATCTGTCATAATGATATACCTGCTGAACGCATGATGGCAATGCCTACTACTACTCGCTGCGTGAATCACGCTGAGCAAAATATAGAAAAACAAAGACCAATCGAAGAAGATATTCTTCACTCCAATATCGATGAACAGGAATTAGAAGGTGACGATCATACAATGTTTGACGGTGAAGACGCTTGGCAGAGCGTTGAACAATATGGTTCTTCTGATGGTCCTTCCGACTTTTATGATACAGAAAAAGACTATGATGATATGTACTACAATTCTGAAGATCAAGTAGGCAGTGTAGAGGAACTGGAAGGATTTTTGTTAGCTGGAATGGATGGAAAATATATTGGCGTCAATGAAGCACATGAAAAATATGAAGATTATTTAGATGAGAATGATATTAAGTCTATTTTATATGATGAGTAA
- the leuD gene encoding 3-isopropylmalate dehydratase small subunit, producing MEPIRKHEGLVYPLNRANVDTDQIIPKQFLKRISRQGFGQFVFYNWRFDSKGELREDFSLNQPKYEGTSVLVAGENFGCGSSREHAPWALQDYGFRVIIAPSYADIFYNNCTKNGILPVKLTDEEVQALIKNAEGDQYHLTIDLESKKVYDNKGFDASFDLDDYKREMLLNGWDEIAVTLTHADKISEFEKAHN from the coding sequence ATGGAACCAATTCGTAAACATGAAGGGCTGGTATACCCTTTAAATCGTGCTAATGTTGATACAGATCAAATCATTCCTAAACAATTTTTGAAACGTATTTCTCGCCAAGGTTTTGGTCAATTCGTTTTTTATAACTGGCGTTTTGATTCAAAAGGTGAATTACGTGAAGATTTCTCTTTAAATCAGCCAAAATACGAAGGAACATCTGTCTTAGTAGCAGGTGAAAACTTCGGTTGTGGATCTTCTCGCGAACATGCTCCATGGGCATTACAGGATTATGGTTTTAGAGTAATCATTGCTCCGAGCTATGCTGATATTTTTTATAATAACTGTACCAAAAACGGAATTCTTCCAGTTAAATTAACGGATGAAGAAGTACAGGCATTAATTAAAAACGCAGAAGGAGATCAATATCATTTAACTATTGACCTTGAATCGAAGAAAGTTTATGACAATAAAGGTTTTGATGCATCTTTTGATTTAGATGATTATAAACGGGAAATGCTTCTAAACGGCTGGGATGAAATTGCTGTTACCTTAACACATGCTGATAAAATATCCGAGTTTGAAAAAGCTCATAACTAA
- the ilvN gene encoding acetolactate synthase small subunit, which translates to MKRIITATVRNRSGVLNRITSLLQRRQFNIESISVGRTETEGMSKMTFVVDVEDSQKLEQVTKQLNKQIDVIKVSDITDKAIVARELALIKIVSNSQLRAEIQGIIEPFRASIIDVSKDSLSIQVTGKPDKVEALIELLRPYGIKELARTGLTAFVRGQQPNTDGSFQSLLG; encoded by the coding sequence ATGAAACGAATTATAACCGCAACGGTTAGAAATCGCAGTGGTGTATTAAACCGTATAACAAGTCTCTTACAACGGCGTCAATTCAACATCGAAAGTATCTCTGTTGGCAGAACAGAAACAGAAGGCATGAGTAAAATGACCTTTGTTGTCGATGTCGAAGACTCGCAAAAGTTAGAACAAGTAACCAAACAACTCAATAAGCAAATAGATGTTATAAAAGTTTCTGATATAACAGATAAAGCTATCGTAGCACGTGAGCTTGCGCTCATTAAAATTGTAAGCAACAGTCAATTACGTGCAGAAATTCAGGGAATAATTGAACCGTTTCGTGCTTCGATTATCGATGTAAGTAAGGATAGCTTATCTATCCAAGTTACTGGTAAACCAGATAAAGTAGAAGCATTAATTGAGCTGCTGAGACCGTATGGCATTAAAGAATTAGCACGCACAGGCTTAACAGCATTCGTTCGTGGACAGCAGCCAAATACAGATGGCAGTTTTCAATCACTATTAGGCTAA
- the hxlA gene encoding 3-hexulose-6-phosphate synthase, producing MELQLALDLVNIPEAKELIKEVENQIDIVEIGTPIIKIEGLKAVKEIKDTFPNLQVLADLKTMDAAAYEVLKASEARADIVTILGVAEDESIKGAVEEAKKQGKKVLVDLIAVKDIETRAKELDALGVDYICVHTGYDLQAVGKNSLEDLLKIKQVVKNAKTAIAGGIKLETLPEVVKAQPDLVIVGGGIANQEDKQAVAAKMQEMIKQG from the coding sequence ATGGAATTACAATTAGCGCTAGATCTTGTTAACATTCCGGAAGCAAAAGAATTAATTAAAGAAGTTGAGAATCAGATTGATATTGTAGAAATTGGCACACCTATTATTAAGATAGAAGGACTTAAAGCTGTAAAGGAAATAAAAGATACCTTCCCTAATTTACAAGTACTTGCTGACTTAAAAACGATGGACGCTGCAGCTTATGAAGTGTTAAAAGCCTCTGAGGCAAGAGCTGACATTGTTACTATTCTAGGAGTGGCGGAAGATGAATCCATCAAAGGCGCTGTAGAAGAAGCAAAAAAACAAGGAAAGAAAGTATTGGTTGATTTAATCGCTGTGAAGGACATTGAAACAAGAGCAAAAGAGTTGGATGCACTTGGTGTAGATTACATTTGTGTTCATACGGGGTATGATTTGCAGGCAGTCGGAAAGAACTCTCTTGAAGATCTTCTAAAGATTAAACAAGTTGTTAAAAATGCTAAAACCGCAATTGCAGGTGGTATTAAATTAGAAACACTTCCAGAGGTTGTCAAAGCCCAACCTGATTTAGTTATTGTCGGTGGAGGAATTGCTAATCAGGAAGATAAGCAGGCTGTTGCAGCAAAAATGCAAGAAATGATAAAACAAGGATAA
- the ilvC gene encoding ketol-acid reductoisomerase: protein MTKVLYNNNINEEVLQSKKIAIIGYGSQGHAHALNLKESGFDVVVGLRKGRSWDKAVEDGVDVKSVAEASKEADVIMILLPDEYQPSIYKDAIEPNLEGGNALVFAHGFNIHFNQIVPPADVDVFLVAPKGPGHLVRRTYEEGAGVPALYGIFQDATGQATDVALAYAKGIGAGRAGILETSFQEETETDLFGEQAVLCGGASALVKAGFETLVEAGYQPEVAYFECLHELKLIVDLLYEGGLENMRHSISDTAEWGDFMSGPRIVDEDTKARMKDVLSDIQTGKFAQGWILENQANRPRYTAIKKAESEHQIEKVGRELRELMPFVKQKAINKKEVVSNDSN, encoded by the coding sequence ATGACTAAAGTACTTTACAACAACAATATTAATGAAGAGGTATTACAATCCAAAAAAATCGCGATTATCGGTTATGGTTCTCAAGGCCATGCACATGCACTAAACCTTAAAGAAAGTGGTTTTGATGTAGTGGTAGGTCTTCGTAAAGGTCGTTCATGGGATAAAGCTGTCGAAGATGGTGTGGATGTGAAATCTGTTGCAGAAGCATCTAAAGAAGCAGATGTCATTATGATCCTTCTTCCTGACGAATACCAGCCATCTATTTATAAGGATGCAATTGAGCCAAACTTAGAAGGTGGAAATGCCCTTGTATTCGCTCATGGATTTAATATTCACTTTAATCAAATCGTACCTCCAGCAGATGTAGATGTATTTCTTGTAGCACCTAAAGGACCTGGTCACTTAGTACGAAGAACATATGAAGAAGGTGCTGGTGTACCTGCTCTTTACGGTATTTTCCAAGATGCAACAGGTCAAGCAACAGATGTTGCACTAGCTTATGCTAAGGGGATCGGAGCTGGTCGCGCTGGAATTCTCGAAACTAGTTTCCAAGAAGAAACAGAAACAGATTTATTCGGTGAGCAAGCTGTACTTTGTGGTGGTGCTTCTGCTCTTGTAAAAGCAGGATTTGAAACACTTGTAGAAGCTGGGTATCAACCAGAGGTTGCCTATTTCGAATGTTTACACGAATTAAAACTAATCGTTGATTTGCTTTACGAAGGTGGATTAGAGAACATGCGTCATTCTATTTCTGATACTGCTGAATGGGGTGATTTCATGTCAGGTCCACGTATTGTTGACGAAGATACAAAAGCACGTATGAAAGATGTATTATCCGATATTCAAACAGGTAAATTTGCTCAAGGATGGATTCTTGAAAATCAGGCTAACCGTCCTCGTTATACAGCTATTAAGAAAGCAGAAAGCGAACATCAAATCGAGAAGGTAGGTAGAGAACTGCGTGAATTAATGCCATTTGTTAAGCAAAAGGCAATTAATAAAAAGGAAGTGGTCTCTAATGACTCAAATTAA
- the leuB gene encoding 3-isopropylmalate dehydrogenase, which produces MSNKIVLLPGDGIGAEVIYAAKDILEAISKKYNKTFEFSSYDIGGVAIDNHGTPLPNETVEACKSSDAVLLGAVGGPKWDNNPSDLRPERGLLGIRKALDLYANLRPVKGFKKLLHASPLKEDIIQGSDLLIVRELTGGLYFGQPSERLDSGNAVVDTLAYTRREMERIIDKAFQSAQLRNKHLTSVDKANVLESSKLWREIVEAKKAEYPDVTVDHVLVDAAAMKLITNPTQFDVIVTENMFGDILSDEASVLTGSLGMLPSASLAEDGVGLYEPAHGSAPDIAGKGIANPIAMILSAAMMLRYSFDMNEEAQAIEDAVEVVVNQNYHTADLKNDNGKVVNTTEMTQLIVNAIQ; this is translated from the coding sequence TTGAGTAATAAAATCGTACTGCTTCCGGGTGATGGAATTGGAGCAGAAGTCATCTATGCTGCCAAAGACATTCTAGAAGCAATCAGCAAAAAATATAATAAAACTTTTGAATTTTCTTCATACGACATTGGTGGAGTTGCCATAGATAATCATGGTACTCCCCTACCTAACGAAACGGTAGAAGCTTGCAAAAGTTCCGATGCTGTTTTATTAGGTGCTGTTGGTGGTCCGAAGTGGGATAATAATCCCTCTGATTTAAGACCTGAACGTGGTTTACTAGGTATTCGTAAAGCATTGGATTTATATGCGAATCTTCGTCCTGTTAAAGGCTTTAAGAAGCTTTTACATGCGTCTCCTTTAAAAGAAGATATTATTCAAGGTAGTGACTTATTAATTGTCCGTGAACTGACAGGTGGTTTATATTTTGGTCAGCCAAGCGAACGCCTTGATAGCGGAAATGCTGTTGTAGATACGTTAGCATATACGCGAAGAGAGATGGAACGTATTATCGATAAAGCTTTTCAAAGTGCGCAGTTACGTAATAAACATCTAACATCTGTCGATAAAGCAAACGTGTTAGAATCTAGTAAACTATGGAGAGAAATTGTTGAAGCGAAAAAGGCAGAATATCCAGATGTTACCGTCGATCATGTGTTAGTCGATGCAGCGGCAATGAAACTAATTACAAATCCGACACAATTTGATGTTATTGTGACAGAGAATATGTTTGGTGATATATTAAGTGATGAAGCTTCTGTTCTAACTGGATCACTTGGAATGCTCCCTTCTGCCAGCTTAGCAGAAGATGGTGTTGGCTTATATGAGCCTGCACACGGCTCAGCTCCAGATATTGCTGGTAAAGGTATAGCCAATCCAATTGCAATGATCCTTTCTGCTGCTATGATGCTTCGTTATTCTTTTGATATGAATGAAGAAGCCCAAGCAATTGAAGATGCAGTAGAAGTAGTAGTAAATCAAAACTATCACACCGCAGATTTAAAGAATGACAATGGAAAAGTAGTCAACACAACCGAAATGACACAATTAATTGTAAATGCGATCCAATAA
- the hxlB gene encoding 6-phospho-3-hexuloisomerase: MNTTQYLKEIIAELSHSVDLIDKQEAEELVNKISDSKKVFVGGAGRSGFMAKSFAMRMMHMGIDAYTINETVTPSFEKDDILIIATGSGETKSLVTLAEKAKDIGGKIAVVTLSPESTVGKLADFIIKLPGAPKDQKTGTDYKTIQPMGSLFEQTSLLFYDAVILRFMDKKGLDTNKMYGRHANLE; the protein is encoded by the coding sequence ATGAATACTACACAATATTTAAAGGAAATTATTGCTGAACTGTCGCACTCTGTAGACCTAATCGACAAGCAGGAAGCGGAGGAACTAGTAAACAAAATTTCCGACTCTAAGAAGGTCTTCGTTGGAGGTGCTGGTAGATCAGGCTTTATGGCTAAATCGTTTGCTATGCGCATGATGCATATGGGAATTGATGCCTATACAATTAATGAAACGGTGACACCTAGCTTTGAAAAAGACGATATCTTAATCATTGCCACTGGATCAGGTGAGACTAAAAGTCTTGTAACACTTGCTGAAAAAGCTAAAGATATCGGCGGCAAAATAGCAGTCGTTACTTTATCACCTGAGTCCACTGTTGGAAAGCTTGCTGATTTCATCATTAAGTTACCAGGAGCACCTAAAGACCAAAAAACAGGTACTGATTATAAAACAATCCAACCTATGGGATCACTGTTTGAGCAAACTTCCTTACTATTCTATGATGCAGTTATTTTAAGATTCATGGATAAAAAAGGTTTAGATACGAATAAAATGTATGGAAGACACGCTAATCTGGAATAG
- the leuC gene encoding 3-isopropylmalate dehydratase large subunit, with protein sequence MRKPKTVIEKIWEKHVVHHEEGKPDLLYIDLHLVHEVTSPQAFEGLRINNRKVRRPDRTFATMDHNVPTIHRNVIKDEVSKTQMETLKTNCDEFGVPLADIHHPDQGIVHVIGPELGLTQPGKTIVCGDSHTSTHGAFGALAFGIGTSEVEHVLATQTIWQQKPKTLNVKVNGKLGRGVTAKDLILAIIGKFGVRFGTGYVIEYTGEAIRDLSMEGRMTVCNMSIEAGARAGLISPDDTTVEFLRGKRHVPDGKAFDELAEEWKALATDEGAVYDEQVEIDADEIEPQVTWGTNPGMCIPVSANVPTMDDANNDNDREDIIRALDYMGLEGGEPISSVEIEHVFIGSCTNSRLADLRRASEIVKGQKVNPNVNAIVVPGSHSVKVQAEEEGIDVIFKEAGFEWREAGCSMCLAMNDDVVPEGERCASTSNRNFEGRQGTGARTHLVSPEMAAAAAIKGHFIDVRHLGVPTPS encoded by the coding sequence ATGAGAAAACCAAAGACAGTTATTGAGAAGATTTGGGAAAAACACGTCGTTCATCATGAAGAAGGAAAACCGGATCTTTTATATATTGACTTACACTTAGTCCATGAGGTTACTTCCCCTCAAGCATTTGAAGGACTTAGAATTAACAATAGAAAAGTACGTCGACCAGATCGTACATTTGCAACTATGGATCACAACGTACCAACGATCCACCGTAATGTCATCAAAGATGAAGTCTCGAAAACACAAATGGAAACATTGAAAACAAACTGTGATGAGTTTGGGGTACCTTTAGCAGATATCCATCATCCGGACCAAGGTATCGTACACGTAATTGGTCCAGAATTAGGATTGACACAACCTGGTAAAACAATTGTTTGTGGTGACAGCCACACCTCTACTCATGGTGCTTTCGGTGCTTTAGCATTTGGTATCGGTACAAGTGAAGTCGAACACGTATTAGCTACCCAAACCATATGGCAGCAAAAACCGAAAACATTAAATGTAAAAGTGAACGGCAAATTAGGTAGAGGTGTAACTGCAAAAGACTTAATTTTAGCAATTATCGGAAAGTTTGGTGTTAGATTCGGAACTGGATATGTTATCGAATATACTGGTGAAGCTATTCGTGACCTGTCAATGGAAGGGCGTATGACGGTATGTAACATGTCAATTGAAGCTGGTGCCCGTGCCGGATTAATCAGTCCAGATGACACTACAGTGGAATTTTTACGTGGAAAACGTCATGTTCCAGATGGTAAAGCATTTGATGAGCTTGCTGAAGAATGGAAAGCTCTAGCTACAGATGAAGGTGCTGTTTATGATGAACAAGTTGAAATCGATGCAGACGAAATTGAACCACAGGTTACTTGGGGAACAAACCCTGGTATGTGTATTCCAGTGAGTGCAAATGTTCCGACTATGGATGATGCAAACAATGATAATGACCGCGAGGATATTATACGTGCTTTAGATTATATGGGACTTGAAGGCGGCGAACCTATATCTTCTGTCGAAATTGAACATGTATTTATCGGATCATGTACCAACTCTCGTCTTGCAGACTTGCGTAGAGCATCTGAAATTGTGAAAGGACAAAAAGTTAATCCAAATGTTAATGCTATTGTTGTACCTGGCTCACACAGTGTCAAAGTCCAAGCTGAAGAAGAAGGTATTGACGTTATCTTTAAAGAAGCCGGTTTTGAATGGCGTGAAGCTGGTTGCAGTATGTGTCTTGCCATGAATGATGACGTTGTGCCGGAAGGTGAACGTTGTGCTTCTACTTCCAACCGTAACTTTGAAGGTCGACAAGGTACTGGTGCTCGTACACACTTAGTGAGTCCGGAAATGGCAGCAGCAGCAGCAATCAAAGGACACTTTATTGATGTTCGTCATTTAGGCGTTCCAACACCAAGCTAA